A window of Nicotiana tabacum cultivar K326 chromosome 24, ASM71507v2, whole genome shotgun sequence contains these coding sequences:
- the LOC142178010 gene encoding phospholipid-transporting ATPase 10-like, producing the protein MRTGRRRKLHFSKIYSFRCGKASFVSDDHSQIGGPGFSRVVFCNEPSGFEAGIRDYAGNYVSTTKYTAATFLPKSLFEQFRRVANFYFLVTGILAFTPLAPYSAVSAILPLIIVIGATMVKEGIEDWRRKQQDIEVNNRKVKVHQGNGVFDLSEWKNLRVGDIVKVEKDQFFPADLLLLSSCYDDAICYVETMNLDGETNLKLKQALDVTSSLHEDSLFKDFKALVKCEDPNANLYTFVGSMEYEEQQNPLSPQQLLLRDSKLRNTEYIYGAVIFTGHDTKVMQNATDPPSKRS; encoded by the exons ATGAGAACTGGGAGGAGAAGAAAGCTACATTTCAGCAAGATCTACTCATTTAGATGTGGGAAAGCATCATTTGTAAGTGATGATCATTCACAAATTGGAGGACCTGGATTTTCAAGAGTAGTATTTTGTAATGAACCAAGTGGTTTTGAGGCTGGGATTAGAGATTATGCAGGGAATTATGTTAGCACAACAAAATATACAGCAGCAACTTTCTTGCCAAAGTCTTTGTTTGAGCAGTTTAGAAGAGTAGCTAACTTCTACTTTCTTGTTACTGGAATCTTGGCTTTTACACCACTGGCTCCTTACTCTGCTGTCAGTGCCATTCTTCCTTTGATAATTGTTATTGGTGCAACTATGGTTAAAGAGGGTATTGAAGACTGGCGTAGAAAGCAACAg gATATTGAGGTGAATAATAGGAAGGTTAAAGTACACCAAGGAAATGGAGTTTTTGATCTTTCTGAATGGAAAAATTTGAGAGTCGGTGATATAGTTAAGGTGGAGAAGGATCAATTCTTTCCGGCAGATCTTCTTTTGCTTTCATCTTGTTATGATGATGCAATTTGCTATGTTGAGACCATGAACTTAGATGGGGAAACTAATTTGAAGCTTAAACAGGCATTGGATGTTACTTCATCGTTACATGAAGATTCGCTCTTCAAAGACTTTAAGGCTTTAGTTAAATGTGAAGATCCTAATGCTAATTTGTATACTTTCGTTGGAAGTATGGAATACGAAGAACAACAGAATCCTCTTTCTCCCCAGCAATTACTCCTCAGAGACTCTAAATTGCGCAACACAGAATACATATATGGGGCCGTCATCTTTACTGGTCACGACACTAAGGTCATGCAGAATGCGACAGATCCCCCTTCTAAAAGAAGCTAG